tttcatccgcatcccgaGAGACATACCTACTTCCCGCACACAGACAAAATGTAGCCTGTGTCACTTTTCAGACCCGAGACTACTGTgtatctaatttaattaaatcggTGTCTTAGTTTTGGTGTGATAGGAAGAGAGACAAATAGAGTTAATTACACATATGCTGGTTTAGATTGTTCTAACTTTTAGTATTTATTCCAGGCTTGCGACGCATTCCTCAGCGATCCAGAGACGAGGTCCTTCCTCAGATCAGGAAGGACTTTCGATCTCGTTATCCTAGACGGGACATACCCCGAGTGCGCTCTGGGCATCGTCTACAAACTCAAAGTACCCTTCATGTACATCAACACTGTGGGCTTCTACACCATGCCTTTGAGCAATTCTGGCAGCCCAGTTCCGTACTCCGTCACCCCATTCTTTGGCAAAGGTTTTACAGACAACATGGGCATACTGGACCGAGCTCTTAACACTGCGTTCCACCTCGCCATTCTACCATTCCATGCCTTCAGCATGCAGATCCTCCAAGGAGTTCTGAGAAGGAACTTTGGACAGCATATGCCCCATGTATACGATATGGCGAAGAATGTCAGCTTTATCCTACAAAATGGACACTATTCGGTGTCATACCCGAGACCTTATCTGCCGAATGTTGCTGAAGTTGCCTGTATTCACTGCAAGGAAGCGAAGATTTTGGATCCGGTAAgtggtttttattaaaatttgcaaTTTCTTAAAGGCTGATAGACACTGTATACTCTACAGAATAGTTTGTAATGAGCGGAGGCTTTTAGGAGGCGGAGGAGTTTATAcgtcaaaagattttttttacattttaagtatttaccaTTATATCTTGTCTGAGTCTGTCTAACGAATGTTGTCTCTATGATAATAATCAGTAACTAGAAGTCTAAAATAATCTGGGTTAATGTTTTTACCAGTAATTGAGGTTGTTCAGATTTACTACcagttacattaaaaatatgattatccCTAGCATCTTGagtatatttttagaataacgGTTACCAGTATATTCCTTGAAAGGACTAGCTTATGAGTAGTTTGACACCCACATGGAGAAAGTTAAGCTTTGTGCACAAAGAGCAAATACTCTATCTAAGCTTGCTGAGtgcaaataaaatgaatatgaaGTAGATAGCGTAtccatgtttattttttatcggtTTTGTGCCACTTGTATGTGTAATACACTAGtgagaattttgttttaaaaacatgaTATAAAAGCGTCGCTTTGGTTTAAAGAGAATCAGGCACCAAGCTATACTTCGGTCAGTCAGTAATCTTTAAGTTTTCTAAGGTAGATAGATAATTGAGCTACTTTCTAAGAGCACATTGCAGATTAAACAGTCACCCGATGTCTGgcaaaattttttttgaatcttgattcagacaaacaaatacaaacttgattacaatcaaagttttcagtcggtccaAATCAAAGTTCGCAATTATTAAAGGAATTTTACAACGGATATATATCAAGTTTTTGTTTGTGTGACCAAAGGCTAAGAATGGTGTTACAAACCAACTTTCTCATAAGATATTCTGAACATAAATTACATTCTAGATTCCTGCAATTGGAACCACGTGTGATGTCATATTTAGACCTTAGTTTTAGAACGCAATAGAACTAGTGTTGTCTGTATTTTGATTGCCAATTGCTATTCCGGATTTAGTTGTTCAAATTGATGTAACACGTGATCAGTATTTTGAATCTGAAAAGTcaataatttgaatttaaaagacCATGTGTTGACAATAATGCTAAACTTCGTTGAAGCTGAAATTTTTACATGAATGCGGAAGGATACTATTATGGCTGTATTCATATACGAAAAATATAtatccaatttattttttgacctacttttttaactaaaaaacgAGCCCCCAAAGCCTTAGAGGTTACAAATCTTTGATCTGGGTCCGTCCGTGAAATCTAGAACAAATCCTCCTTTTGTACGAAGTAACTTAAAAGTTTGTGTGTGTATCTGTCAGTCACACTTTAGGTCCCGGTCCCCCGCTACTGCCAGGAGTTATATTTGTTCGGAGTTTCTTAAGAATTTTATAACAGCTAGTAGATAGTTTAATACGAGTTTCTGGATACAAAGAAAAGTAATATAACATTGGCTATTCTgttattaaaaaacttataatttttttcacaCTGTGTGGTCGTAAAAGTAGATATCTATGGTGTGGTGGCATATTTACCAAAATTCTCTTTCCATATTATCTACTattcatatatttaattttcccGATTTCAGCACATGACAAAGATGAACGGCAAGACTCTAAtaaggaattatttattattttattaagttatacCTTAgcgaaaatgtttaaaaatctgGTTATTAAAGAAATCCTTTTAAACCGTATCAATTTTTTTGTCAAAGTCTTCAATAGGCAAGAGCCGAACTTCTAAACTTCTCCAAACTCTAATACTTCCAAACATAAAGCAACCACTATCATTCAATAAAATCCTATCTATCCTCCAGGAAATTGAAGAGTGGATCTCCGGCGCTGGTGAAACAGGCTTCGTGTACGTGTCCATGGGTTCCTCAGTGAGGACTACGAAGATGCCTCTAACAGCCCATCGTCTTCTAGTGGAGGCTTTGGGAAGACTACCACAGAGGGTGTTGTGGAAGCAAGATGCGGAGCAAAACATGACTGACATGCCTTCGAATATTAGGCTGTTCAAGTGGCTTCCTCAGCAGGATTTGCTTGGTAAGTATTTGTGTCTTTAAATAGTAGgataacttatttaaattattaaagacTTAGATTAAGTCTATGAATTCATAATGTAAACAAGTATTTGAGTCTTTAAAGAGTGAGTTATCTTGGATTATTGCAGATTTAGATAAGGTCTGGTGTTGTAATGGGGTTGGAGGATTTCTTGAATCGTAAAGGGATCATAAGGGACCTTTTTTGGAAACTAGTGAGATATCATCTTACAACTCTTATTAAACTGTCTTCAAACTTGATTCTGGTTAGAAcgaaatatatttcaaatagtCAGTCTTGGATAAAACAATTCCAGTCAAAGCTGAAACTTGGATTGATaactttgttgttattttttggtTAAACTTTAGATTGTTATTTTTGTCTCTATATTGTTAGAACTGTCCGCCGGGGACGAAAATTTCTTTTCAAACACAAAGAAAGACAAAAATCCTATTAACCAATCTATTGCCATTTACTATTTGACAGACATCAGACAAGATTAAATTCACGAGGCTAGAAGAATACTTAAACATTAACGTAACTGTCCTAAAGTTGATCTATAATGGATTTAACTTAAATCCAATTCGAAACAAACCGAACTCTAAAAGTTCTGACGTTTGTGCATATCTAATAGATTTAAAAGCTTGTTACTATTTATGAACTAGTCACTAGATTTCGTATAAAAGTTTGTGTCCAAGTTAATGACTTAACGTTTCGTGTTTCAAACTCAACTGTGTGAATGGTTTAAGGAATAGTGTTCTTCTCacgtcaaaatattttgtttgaaagctCATCGACTTACAATCCCATCAAAATACATATGTTTCAGatctcaaaataatttattctttcTTTCAGGTCACCCAAAAATCAAAGCATTCGTCACTCACGGAGGTCTTCTCAGCATGTTCGAGACAGTATACCATGGAGTTCCAATCGTCACCATCCCCATCTTCTGTGACCACGACTCGAATGCTGCCAAGGCAGAAATAGACGGTTATGCCAAGAAACTGGACCTACAACACTTAACCCCTGAGAAACTGTACAAAGCTATACTAGAAGTTATCACAGAACCCAGATATAAAATAGAAGTAAAGAAAAGGCAAGTTCTTCTAAGAGACCAGAAAGAAACTCCTTTAGAAAGAGCCATCTATTGGACGGAATATGTAATTAGGCATAAAGGTGCCTACCATTTGCAATCCCCAGCAAAGGACATGTCCTTCTTCACTTATTACTCTTTGGACGTTTTTCTACTTCTCATTTCAGTTCTAATAACAGTCTATGCGCTTGTTTCGTACGCTTTAAGGTTAGGTTTCAACAGATTAGTAAATTATGTACAGAATCGACAGATGCACAAATTGTTGGGCAAATCAAATGATTTGCTGTCAAGTTCAAAGTTGTTAACTCAGGCTGCGATGGCGAAAAAGAAATTGTAACTtacaaattaagttattttttaattgtaggtAGATGTTAATGTTGATAAGAGAGAAAAGATGGAATTTAATGAGattgttaaaaataagttttcgtGATGTTGACAAGTTTTTTAAGGATTGAAAGTATGTGATCGGTATCAACATTACTTTAATGATgaaataagtatgtaaatataaaagtgATATTAAATTTAGTCTTAGTTCCCAGttatatttaagaatatttggGTTGAAAGACAAAAAGTAAGATAGAAATATATGAGATATATTAAGTTAAGAGAAGATGACTGTTTTTGTAaaagtacatatatattttttgatcggctgtttttattcatatagattgtatttttttcgtttttacataaatatttattttcgacAAGTATGACAAGTTAATGAtctgcaaagtttttttttctaaacaaaaaaGCTTTTAGCAGATAAGGCGGGTTTTCGAGGAAagacaattttttgttttattttctcaaaaatattcctCCTTTTATAGAGTTACCAATCAAAGTTACCACTAATTAAGTATAATTTGTGTATACATTGTAAATATGCTTAGAGTAAGATTATTGCacttaatattttgttactatgggccttactacaaaaactttaaaccctgttttacacttgtctaataaaattttggctgcaaaatgaaccatatgtcaacgtcataatttgacatatttttagacaaggcataaactgacatttaaaagtttttgtggtaagacggtataagtTTAAGGTACATTTTTGCTCATCAGTGTAACTTTTGacaatagttttattaaaaaaataaaatatataaatgttcaaactgttttattgtttacttaGTTGTGGCACAAAAATTAAACGCAGGCCattgaaatgaaa
The window above is part of the Helicoverpa zea isolate HzStark_Cry1AcR chromosome 14, ilHelZeax1.1, whole genome shotgun sequence genome. Proteins encoded here:
- the LOC124636308 gene encoding UDP-glucosyltransferase 2, giving the protein MHRSRWPLLCLPLLVASAYCSDILMVTMGGTKSHKMPFWELARGLIRRDHNITFISAFPADFHITGLEEIAPEGLVTYVRNYMSFDLVGARMRGEDQMPVKDILRYGYEACDAFLSDPETRSFLRSGRTFDLVILDGTYPECALGIVYKLKVPFMYINTVGFYTMPLSNSGSPVPYSVTPFFGKGFTDNMGILDRALNTAFHLAILPFHAFSMQILQGVLRRNFGQHMPHVYDMAKNVSFILQNGHYSVSYPRPYLPNVAEVACIHCKEAKILDPEIEEWISGAGETGFVYVSMGSSVRTTKMPLTAHRLLVEALGRLPQRVLWKQDAEQNMTDMPSNIRLFKWLPQQDLLGHPKIKAFVTHGGLLSMFETVYHGVPIVTIPIFCDHDSNAAKAEIDGYAKKLDLQHLTPEKLYKAILEVITEPRYKIEVKKRQVLLRDQKETPLERAIYWTEYVIRHKGAYHLQSPAKDMSFFTYYSLDVFLLLISVLITVYALVSYALRLGFNRLVNYVQNRQMHKLLGKSNDLLSSSKLLTQAAMAKKKL